cattttatatcataaaaattataaaataacacaacataaaacaaaatattcaaaactagggaattcaataaataaattaaaatctgactctttcatatataattaaaatcatgaaGAATCCATGAATAACAAATACCGAATAAACTAATAGCTTCAAGGAACAAACATGACATACCGAGTCAAGAAGTAGAAAGAATACAACCAAAAGATCCTGTTATTGAAATTGAACTAAAGACTTGAAAAATCTGAATGGAGAGGTGAGTCCAAACACTTAATGGGAGGTAATAACTATAATACATGCTTATATACATTTTAAGATAAGTGAATACGATTACATAAATTAAATACAGAACGAAACATATACATCAAATGTATCATATCAAATGgtgtacaaaaaaaatatacaagtcaTAATTACATATCATATTATTAACATCCTACTCGCTAGCTAGGGTACATATAAATATCATTTGAGCTCATGATTCTTGTTATCCCATTTGGATCACTATCAGAAACTTTAGACTAATGCAGGGTAGTTAGTTACTTTATGTTAACGGAGAGCAGTTAACATACATGTACACGATATTCTGTTTCCTAGTTAGCATATATGCACAtcttaaaaccctaaaacacttCCTTAATCCATCAACTATCAAATccccaataaaaaacaacataaaaggtAGCCACAATTCTTACTTGTTTTTTCAactcttcttcaaattcaaaagGTTAAGTTTAAAAAGAGTTGAATCCCTTGATGTTTTGAGAGAAAAAGTCACactaagagaagaaaaaaaaagaaaaaagaaaaaagaaacaacctttGGTCACATACTCTTATATATGTAGGTTAAGTTAGGTTCTTGGACTGACTTGGGCTTGAGTTTGGTCCAAGAATTTGGGTCTTACAATTCTTCCCctgttaaataaaattcatcatcAAATTTAAACTTAACAACTCAAAACGTACAGTACCACAAataacatcattaaataaaaaacacaataacaaagAGGTGAATACAACATTGCTTGTTAaacatttaaatcttttttctatgtttataaacataaatataaaacaaaagtaaataaaaaaaatcagtagcAGGCCATAAAGAACCTACTTTTGGATAGAAAAGTATACCTAAAATAACCActctctatttgtttttttttgaaaaattttgccTCTCATAAACTTGCAAAGCTAAGAAATCTTTTGTTTAGGCTCTTAGACCTCTACACTTGTGTTTCTTATTGatatttctcttgttttttttgttatcctttcttttctttttttcctcttccctACCTTCAAGCTTATGGGTATTTATAGGTTGTTTCTAGGGTTTTGGGAGGTTTTAAATTCATTTCTAACATCTTGTTATTGAGGGAAGTGATGTAAACCCTTGATAAGGATTTATTAAAAAGGCTTTGTGTGTGAACATACAAAAAATAGGTCAGTTTTTGGATAATAATTGCATTGTCAGGACTAACTGGGTTGCCTACTTTCGAGGCTTTATCGGAGTAATTCTGATGTCATTGTTGCATGAGATCATCTGAAGTTGGTAGAGGGGATAAACATCTTTTATTTGAATCCAATCTTGCTCAATTTTGAGGTATGTAGCTCTATATTTATGTATTTGAAGTTGTCAACTCAATTAACCAAAACTATTAGAGCTGATTGAGTTGCCCACTTTTAAGATCTTGTCGGAGCAATTCTGAAATCATCGTTGCATGAAACCACTTGAAGTTGATACAAGGGATGCATATATTTCATTTGAATCCAACCTTACTCAATTTGAAAGTCTGTAGCTCAACATTCATGCGTTTGAAGTAGCCAACCTAATCAGTCAAAACTGTCAAAAATAGAGGTCAATCGACCGAATAACGTGCCACTCACCTTCTCTTCTTTAAGTCTGAACGAAACGTCATTTAGGGATTTTGATTTGGgattgaaaaatttcaattgagcctatattcttctatatatttttccaatttcttttaattgcactcATAATtgtcttcaaacttttaatttcatgcgaTTCACCTTGACAAACTCAATTATTAGCTCCTAAGTTGGCCtccttttacattttagtctttagttctgaatttttatattttgacctTCAATCGACTaacaaacttctaatttcttcaatttgtctCTTATTTTAGTCAATTTTAGCCCCTATATTCATGCTCCTTTtctagtttggtccttggttttggattttttcaatcaattcctTAATTGCctataaaactttaatatttatgcaattaagcccttgatttgaccaaattaacttctaaaaattgcaattcgacccccagactttaatttcttccaattaaagtctaaattgactttaaaaattatttttttcttgcaattaaccccttaataaattcaatgaaattttgaaaaatccaattgagtcctaaaacattcaattttaaaatttcctcctcaaattgaattttctttgccaaTAAAACCTTCATTAGTCAATAATACACtatcaaatttttcaatcttgtaCATTTAATCTTCCTCAATCAGTCTTCGACAATTTACTAGGCATTCTAGCatacttctctctctctctctcacacgaacacacacacacacatattattttctttcaatttttttttaaatttttttgtattttttctttttaatatttttacgttttttgttttgtttatgtaaGGCTccaaaatgggtaacaacacttataaagttttttttgaaaagaaactcATGGTTTAGCCATGACTAGATTCAGTCAAGGAAGAACTCCAAAAGGAAGTTAAGAAACTTGAAATCTTGTGGAAGAAAGGGCTAGGCAAGTTAATggacttttgtttttaaacttgaGTTGGAAAACACATGTATCTAGCTTAAGTTTGTGTTTTGGACTAGGTGAGATTGGAAGAGATTTCGAATGAAATAAAGGATTGAAGTGTCCAAAGTTATAATCTAGGGTTGAAATGTTAAATTTAATAGGTTTAGATAGAGGCTAGAAGAGGAAAATTAtgcaaatgatgattttttttattatagctGTGAAACAcatgttaaggaaaaaaaagagaaaggaaatggGTCGTTGTACTAAGTGAAACTGTGCTAATAATCTAAGTCAAATAGTAAtgtaacatattttaaaaaatgttttggctAAAAGATATTTTGCTAATGTGTAAAAGATGTTTTTACAATAATGGTATTGTTTAGAACTATGAGACATAAATGCTACTTAATGTGTACTATGCTTTTATTGTGTGTTGTGGTATGTATTCCATAATGTACCTTATATTAATTGTGGAATTGGGTTTGGACTGGTTACGAgaactttgaaaaatataaataaatgattgaaaatatgtaatttgttttgtttaaaacccATGATATTATATGTTAAATGAGGACCCAAGTCATGGTTCCTATAATAAATAGATATATTGGTAATGGTTTAAAGTTTTGTTGGTATAGGGGAGATTTATGGagcaaaatctcaaaaaaaaaaaggagcaagaTCTTCACAACATTGTTCTGAATCCTATCAGCACTTTATTCAGTCATGTCACTACACAATTGTTCATCATTATATAAAGCTATGATCTATAAGATTTCACCTCCTTGAGTTTATATTTCTCAAGATCCCTCCCTAGGAAGATGAGCTCATGTGGACTCTAGTTTATTAGTGTTGTCTTGTCAAGAACCACCCACTCTTTTATCTAACACCACAACAAATCAACTCAAGGGAATATAATTGCAAAAATCAACAAACCTTTAGAGTAAAACCCACCTTTAAAATCCCACCTACTTCATAGTTAGGTGgtttattaagaattaaacaACATATAAATACATGACAATAACTCAGTGTATTCCAAAGACTTCATGGGTATTGAGATTTGAATTTCATGCAGTGGTGTATATCACCTATATATATTAAGGCCCAACCACATTAAATATAGAATAGTAAGTATAGAAAAACTACTAACGACTCTATAACCGGTAACACAAACATAGCAATTTAAGATATTCTGTCTGCACTAATCCGAACTTacacatttaatattataaaaataataaaatagcataacataatataaaataaaatatttaaaattaagaaatttaataaataaattaaaatccgACTCTTTCAAACAATGTGAGACATTAGCCTATTATCTTTAGTTCAGACAATATGATTTGCTGACATGCTACAACTTGATTGTTCAGGCATGAGGTGCTGCTGCAAGGAGGGACTGATCACGAATGGCACGGAATTTGTTGACTAGTTTTTCATGTGGCGGCCAGCAATCTGCAATTACTGGAGCCTTGGAAAACTCCTGCATCCACGCGTGCAGCAATGGAAATCTTTCCTCGTCTATCATTTTTATTGCATGTATCTCTTCGAATACAGGGACCAAGTTAGCAAGCCAACCGAATGCAATATCCACAATTCCGATCCTCTCTCCACCGAAGAATTGTTTTCCCTTGAGTTCTTCCTCCAAGAATTTCAGGTTCTCAAAAGCTGGTGCAAAAGCACACTCTTCCTCTTCTCTGCCCTTGATAAATGCTTCCCATATTGATGGCATAACctgaatttcaaagaaaatgctTCCAGTAATAAATATGTGTTAAGATGGAAGATCGATGCATGCTCACTCTAAATTAATTTACCTCCACGCACAGTGATTTACATACCTTGTCATCACCAAATTTTGCCCAGAAGCGAGCAGCAGCCCTCTCCAGTGGATCCTCTGGAAACAAGGGATTTTGCTTCCATGTCCCTTCAATATATTCAAGGATTATAAGTGATTCAACAACTGGTTTTCCGTCGTGTACTAGGACTGGAATCTTTTTGTGAACTGGATTGTATAGGAGAAGTAGAGGGCTCTTGTTGACGAGATCTTCGTCTATTTGTTCAAACTGGACGCCCTTGACCTTCAATGCCCAAACAATCCGGATACCAAATGGACTTGACCATGTCTTAAAAAGTTTCACTCCCTTTTCCATGGTTTCTTGCTATTCAAACGTCTGGATAGCTGAACATTTATGCATGCAGACCTCTATATGTGTTGCGTATATGTCCAAAAACTAGGCCTTAATTTGATCTGCTTGTCTTGAAGTGCATTATCAAGGTAGCTTATTGGAAACTACGTACaagaaagttttttatatttagagatAAGTCTTATAAATTTCAGATTCATTAaaaacttacatgatcgttaacttttgAATCCATAGAATTAGTCGAATTGCATGTAAGCCGACCCGGATACccacgataataataataataaaaaaaagaagttcttCATATTAATTTGTCATGATGTGTGAAGCCGAGTCATATTAATGCAATAAACTACACCTTTTATGCTAAGCATCTACCATATCCATGTTTTATAGTGTAGAACGAAAAATATTCAACTAGAACAAgtagagaataaaaaatttaccatCTCAAATTATTGGAAACtacaagaaagttttttttttttggttcattttCATAAGTGCTACTGTCAGTATTTATATGATAAATTTACGATAATGATATCCCATAAAATATGTAAggaaaagaaatccttaaattaaaaaaaaaattaattttttgagtttttctttggTATTTCCGGCCGTTGATGATGATGTGCAAAGAATCTAATGCCGGCCAACCTCAGTATTTTGCCGGGAACACAAGACAAGTTATGATTATGAGATGTCGTTTTTCCTTATACTAGGAGAGCTGTGTTTTTGTTTCACATGGATAAAGACCAGGAATGATCAAGACTATGACACCCAAAATCGATCGATGATTTACCATatgaaagaaaatggaagaatTGGGTACGGTGTGATTACatccgggtcagtttgcgcatgcctcgactaatctcacgggtcctgaaattaacgattatgtaagcttccagtggccctgagatttgtgaaaCTCGAACTAATAACCCTTGAAAAGTAAATTCAGGACCTGACCAGTTGAACTATATTTTTCAGGTTACCCTAGAACACATCCAAGTCTCACACATTATTATTGACGATGTGTCATCACATGAGTATTAATTAATAGAACTGAAAATGTTGTGCAATCTCCAAGGTTTCAAACAAGCCTGTATATCTCCAGAGCTTTCTTGATGGCAAGAGCTCTTACTTCATTAATTAGACTCCTTAATGATCGTGGGACAAGAGAAGATACAAAGAAAACGACTCTCATGGTCCCTCGAAACACCACCGATTCCTGACCTTTCTGATATTTCAAGAGAAGAGGCATCAACATTAAAATCACTTTTCTCTCTTACTATTAtgaaattattagaaatttgtAATTTAAAGTGCTACGTGaagttatatgatttttatataattaatgatatgtaattatattttgatgaaccttagaaagaggaaaaaacaaatccacaCATGCTAAgatcaaataaactaaattattaaactcgaaCCTGCTTCATTAAAAACACCATTAAATATTTAAcgttaatatttattaatcttgcCATCTCCTCGCCGGACACTTCTTGAAGAATGGGACTATCTAAAGAGTCTTTTCATAATAGCGACTAACACAATAGAAAATTAATGATTTCCGGCTGAATGCAAAGGAATTCGGTCAGAAATTAATTTTCCTATGGACCTTTTGATGGAAAATATCCGTCAGAAAAAATTACCTTCCCGATTTTGTAatggaatttttaaattttgttaataatCCCATtggtaattaaattaatatttttttaaaataaaatctggattaaataaaaataaaataaagacccaaatattctatttttttagttttgatatatatatatatatatatatatatatcaaattaagttatatgtgtgtttatacatgtttttggAATTAaactcaaagaaaataaaaactaaaaaatcaatttatattatctaaaataattccAAATACTAAACAAGCccatcattacaaaaaaaaaaaaaaccaaattcattacttaataaatcaaacatatatttttcatcattacAACAC
This window of the Populus trichocarpa isolate Nisqually-1 chromosome 13, P.trichocarpa_v4.1, whole genome shotgun sequence genome carries:
- the LOC7493873 gene encoding probable glutathione S-transferase, with the protein product MEKGVKLFKTWSSPFGIRIVWALKVKGVQFEQIDEDLVNKSPLLLLYNPVHKKIPVLVHDGKPVVESLIILEYIEGTWKQNPLFPEDPLERAAARFWAKFGDDKVMPSIWEAFIKGREEEECAFAPAFENLKFLEEELKGKQFFGGERIGIVDIAFGWLANLVPVFEEIHAIKMIDEERFPLLHAWMQEFSKAPVIADCWPPHEKLVNKFRAIRDQSLLAAAPHA